The following proteins are co-located in the Streptomyces sp. NBC_00435 genome:
- a CDS encoding TetR/AcrR family transcriptional regulator: MAMDRDQVLRAAAALLSRKSTATMDEVARAAGIGRATLHRHFAGRDALVRALEELGIREFEVAFDNARLAEGTAIDALRRLIAEAEPNAELLAFLVTENQLFEGDQVNEGWARLDARVGDLFRRGQQEGDIRIDLSPAWLTEALYGLIGACAWAVMDGRVAAKDFSYMITELLLGGARRSVEK, from the coding sequence ATGGCCATGGATCGTGATCAGGTGCTCCGCGCCGCCGCCGCGCTGCTCTCCCGTAAATCGACCGCCACGATGGACGAGGTCGCCAGGGCCGCCGGCATCGGCCGCGCGACCCTCCACCGGCACTTCGCCGGGCGTGACGCCCTCGTACGGGCGCTCGAAGAGCTCGGCATCAGGGAGTTCGAGGTGGCCTTCGACAACGCCCGCCTCGCCGAGGGCACGGCGATCGACGCGCTGCGCAGGCTCATCGCGGAGGCGGAGCCCAATGCGGAGCTGCTGGCCTTCCTCGTCACCGAGAACCAGCTCTTCGAGGGCGACCAGGTCAACGAAGGGTGGGCCCGCCTCGACGCCCGCGTCGGCGACCTCTTCCGGCGCGGCCAGCAGGAGGGCGACATCCGGATCGACCTGAGCCCCGCCTGGCTCACCGAGGCCCTCTACGGCCTCATCGGCGCCTGCGCCTGGGCCGTCATGGACGGCCGGGTCGCGGCCAAGGACTTCTCGTACATGATCACCGAGTTGCTGCTCGGTGGCGCAAGACGGAGTGTGGAGAAATGA
- a CDS encoding HAD domain-containing protein, translated as MKPLLLIDVDGPLNPYAAKPQRRPEGYSTHRMRPTGWTGPESAKPLRVWLNPDHGAELRALAVAYDLVWATTWKGEANEWIGPHLGLPELPWIDWPRMHGRAPRGTFWKTQYILEYAGERPFAWIDDDITDMDRTYVDQLHPAHTLLLRIDERIGLTRPDFDTLADWAAGVA; from the coding sequence ATGAAGCCACTGCTGCTGATCGACGTGGACGGCCCACTGAACCCCTACGCGGCCAAGCCCCAGCGCCGCCCCGAGGGCTACTCCACCCACCGGATGCGCCCGACGGGCTGGACGGGGCCCGAGAGCGCGAAGCCACTGCGGGTCTGGCTGAATCCGGACCACGGGGCGGAGCTGCGCGCGCTCGCGGTGGCGTACGACCTGGTCTGGGCGACCACCTGGAAGGGCGAGGCGAACGAATGGATAGGCCCGCACCTGGGCCTGCCGGAACTCCCCTGGATCGACTGGCCGCGGATGCACGGGCGGGCGCCGCGCGGGACGTTCTGGAAGACCCAGTACATCCTCGAGTACGCGGGAGAGCGGCCCTTCGCCTGGATCGACGACGACATCACGGACATGGACCGCACGTACGTGGACCAGCTCCATCCCGCACACACGCTCCTGCTGCGCATCGACGAGCGGATCGGCCTGACCCGGCCGGACTTCGACACGCTGGCGGACTGGGCGGCGGGGGTGGCCTGA
- the argH gene encoding argininosuccinate lyase gives MSSNNGGDVRLWGARFADGPAEALAKLSASVHFDWRLAPYDIAGSRAHARALAKAGLLTADELGRMTAGLDQLQADVADGSFVGTIADEDCHTALERGLLERLGAELGGKLRAGRSRNDQIATLFRMYLRDHARIVGGLIADLQDALVGLAEAHADVAMPGRTHLQHAQPVLFAHHVLAHVQSLSRDAERLRQWDTRTAVSPYGSGALAGSSLGLDPEAVAADLGFERGSVGNSIDGTASRDFVAEFAFITAMIGINLSRIAEEIIIWNTKEFSFVTLHDAFSTGSSIMPQKKNPDIAELARGKSGRLIGNLTGLLATLKALPLAYNRDLQEDKEPVFDSCDTLEVLLPAFTGMMATLTVNRERMEELAPAGFSLATDIAEWLVKQGVPFRVAHEVAGGCVKECEGLGIELDELTDEQFAKISVHLTPEVRTVLNVKGALASRNGRGGTAPSAVAIQLTELKADLVIQHAWAAHKN, from the coding sequence GTGAGCAGCAACAACGGTGGTGACGTCCGGCTCTGGGGCGCCCGGTTCGCCGACGGTCCCGCCGAGGCCCTCGCGAAGCTGTCCGCGTCGGTCCACTTCGACTGGCGCCTCGCGCCGTACGACATCGCGGGCTCCCGCGCCCACGCCCGTGCCCTCGCCAAGGCCGGCCTGCTCACGGCCGACGAGCTCGGCCGCATGACGGCGGGCCTGGACCAGCTGCAGGCCGACGTGGCGGACGGCTCCTTCGTCGGAACCATCGCCGACGAGGACTGCCACACCGCCCTGGAGCGGGGCCTGCTGGAGCGGCTCGGCGCCGAGCTCGGCGGCAAGCTGCGCGCCGGCCGGTCGCGCAACGACCAGATCGCCACCCTCTTCCGGATGTACCTGCGCGACCACGCCCGGATCGTCGGCGGCCTGATCGCCGACCTCCAGGACGCACTGGTCGGGCTCGCCGAGGCGCACGCGGACGTGGCCATGCCCGGCCGGACCCACCTGCAGCACGCGCAGCCCGTTCTCTTCGCCCACCACGTACTGGCCCACGTGCAGTCCCTCTCCCGGGACGCGGAGCGGCTGCGGCAGTGGGACACCCGGACCGCGGTCTCCCCGTACGGCTCGGGCGCCCTGGCGGGTTCCTCGCTGGGTCTGGACCCGGAGGCGGTCGCCGCCGACCTGGGCTTCGAGCGAGGGTCGGTCGGCAACTCGATCGACGGCACGGCCTCGCGGGACTTCGTCGCCGAGTTCGCCTTCATCACCGCGATGATCGGGATCAACCTCTCCCGGATCGCGGAGGAGATCATCATCTGGAACACGAAGGAGTTCTCCTTCGTGACCCTGCACGACGCCTTCTCCACCGGGTCGTCGATCATGCCGCAGAAGAAGAACCCGGACATCGCGGAGCTGGCGCGCGGCAAGTCGGGCCGCCTCATCGGCAACCTGACCGGCCTGCTGGCCACGCTGAAGGCCCTTCCCCTGGCCTACAACCGCGACCTCCAGGAGGACAAGGAGCCGGTCTTCGACTCCTGCGACACCCTGGAAGTCCTGCTCCCCGCCTTCACCGGGATGATGGCGACCCTCACGGTCAACCGGGAGCGGATGGAGGAGCTGGCCCCGGCCGGCTTCTCGCTCGCCACCGACATCGCGGAGTGGCTGGTCAAGCAGGGCGTGCCGTTCCGGGTGGCGCACGAGGTGGCCGGCGGGTGCGTCAAGGAGTGCGAGGGGCTCGGCATCGAGCTCGACGAGCTGACGGACGAGCAGTTCGCGAAGATCTCGGTGCACCTGACGCCGGAGGTCCGCACGGTCCTCAACGTCAAGGGCGCGCTGGCCTCCCGCAACGGCCGCGGCGGCACCGCCCCCTCGGCGGTCGCGATCCAGCTCACGGAGCTGAAGGCCGACCTGGTCATCCAGCACGCCTGGGCGGCCCACAAGAACTGA
- a CDS encoding argininosuccinate synthase, protein MTERVVLAYSGGLDTSVAIGWIAEETGAEVIAVAVDVGQGGEDLDVIRKRALACGAVEAEVADARDEFAEEYCLPAIKANALYMDRYPLVSALSRPAIVKHLVAAARKHGATTVAHGCTGKGNDQVRFEAGIAALGPDLTCIAPVRDYAMTRDKAIAFAEKADLPIATTKKSPYSIDQNVFGRAVETGFLEDIWNAPIEDIYEYTSNPALPREADEVVISFREGVPVAVDGKPVTVLQAIQQLNERAGAQGIGRIDIVEDRLVGIKSREVYEAPGAIALITAHQELENVTVERELARYKRQVEQRWGELVYDGLWFSPLKRALDGFINEANQHVTGDIRMTLHGGRAVVTGRKSEESLYDFNLATYDSGDTFDQSKAQGFIEIFGLSSKIAARRDLA, encoded by the coding sequence GTGACCGAGCGCGTCGTACTCGCCTATTCGGGCGGCCTGGACACCTCCGTCGCCATCGGCTGGATAGCCGAGGAAACGGGAGCCGAAGTCATCGCCGTGGCCGTGGACGTCGGTCAGGGCGGCGAGGACCTGGACGTCATCCGCAAGCGGGCGCTCGCCTGCGGCGCGGTCGAGGCCGAGGTCGCGGACGCCCGGGACGAGTTCGCCGAGGAGTACTGCCTCCCGGCGATCAAGGCCAACGCCCTCTACATGGACCGCTACCCGCTGGTCTCCGCACTCTCGCGGCCGGCCATCGTCAAGCACCTCGTCGCCGCGGCCCGCAAGCACGGCGCGACGACCGTCGCCCACGGCTGCACCGGCAAGGGCAACGACCAGGTCCGCTTCGAGGCCGGCATCGCCGCCCTCGGCCCCGACCTCACCTGCATCGCCCCGGTCCGCGACTACGCGATGACCCGCGACAAGGCCATCGCCTTCGCCGAGAAGGCGGACCTGCCGATCGCGACCACCAAGAAGTCCCCGTACTCCATCGACCAGAACGTCTTCGGACGCGCCGTCGAGACGGGCTTCCTGGAGGACATCTGGAACGCGCCGATCGAGGACATCTACGAGTACACCTCGAACCCGGCCCTCCCGCGCGAGGCCGACGAGGTCGTCATCTCCTTCAGGGAGGGCGTCCCGGTCGCCGTCGACGGCAAGCCCGTCACCGTGCTGCAGGCCATCCAGCAGCTCAACGAGCGCGCCGGAGCCCAGGGCATCGGCCGGATCGACATCGTCGAGGACCGTCTCGTCGGCATCAAGTCGCGCGAGGTGTACGAGGCTCCGGGCGCGATCGCGCTGATCACCGCCCACCAGGAGCTGGAGAACGTCACCGTCGAACGCGAACTGGCCCGCTACAAGCGCCAGGTCGAGCAGCGCTGGGGCGAGCTGGTCTACGACGGCCTGTGGTTCTCCCCGCTGAAGCGGGCGCTGGACGGCTTCATCAACGAGGCCAACCAGCACGTCACCGGTGACATCCGGATGACCCTGCACGGCGGCCGCGCCGTCGTCACCGGCCGCAAGTCCGAGGAGTCGCTGTACGACTTCAACCTCGCGACCTACGACTCGGGCGACACCTTCGACCAGTCGAAGGCCCAGGGCTTCATCGAGATCTTCGGCCTGTCCTCGAAGATCGCGGCGCGCCGCGACCTCGCCTGA
- a CDS encoding pyridoxamine 5'-phosphate oxidase family protein: protein MGKLYDRIDGRLRAFIEEQPIFFTATAPLAGDGHINLSPKGRAGTLVVIDEQTLAYLDFGGSGAETIAHVRENGRITLMWCAFSGPPNIVRIHGDGEAVFRDDPRWDGLVELFGEADGPAARAVIVVKARRIADVCGYAIPFMEYQGERTLHAEYFGRKTDEEFNAYCEKKEFIGVSVDGLPALPLPLPPRTV, encoded by the coding sequence ATGGGAAAGCTATACGATCGCATTGACGGCAGGCTCCGCGCGTTCATCGAGGAACAGCCGATCTTCTTCACCGCCACCGCCCCCCTGGCGGGCGACGGGCACATCAACCTCTCCCCCAAGGGCCGTGCCGGCACCCTCGTCGTCATCGACGAGCAGACCCTCGCCTACCTGGACTTCGGCGGCAGCGGCGCCGAGACCATCGCGCACGTCCGCGAGAACGGCCGCATCACGCTGATGTGGTGCGCCTTCAGCGGGCCGCCGAACATCGTGCGCATCCACGGCGACGGCGAGGCCGTCTTCCGTGACGACCCGCGCTGGGACGGGCTCGTCGAACTGTTCGGGGAGGCCGACGGGCCCGCGGCGCGCGCGGTCATCGTCGTCAAGGCCCGCCGGATCGCGGACGTGTGCGGGTACGCCATCCCCTTCATGGAGTACCAGGGCGAACGCACCCTCCACGCGGAGTACTTCGGCCGCAAGACGGACGAGGAGTTCAACGCGTACTGCGAGAAGAAGGAGTTCATCGGGGTGAGTGTCGACGGCCTGCCTGCGCTGCCGCTGCCCCTTCCGCCCCGTACGGTCTGA
- a CDS encoding L,D-transpeptidase family protein produces MLRTALLAASLIVTSLLPQGPRGDPPLPDRLADTGGGSQLITAVAPAPGSTTGRLTWWDRRAGHWYAAGSAPARFGANGLTEGATRTQGTNTTPAGLYALPYAFGIARAPAGTEYRYRRVTPASWWCQDNASGSYNRWVEPLPADCAPDEAEHLTSYAKQYAHALVIDFNYERPVRGRGAGIFLHVNGKGATAGCVSVPEGAMRAVLRWANPRRNPHIAIGTESGRLAATRY; encoded by the coding sequence GTGCTGCGTACCGCGCTTCTCGCCGCCTCACTGATCGTCACCAGCCTGCTCCCCCAAGGCCCCCGCGGGGATCCGCCGCTGCCCGACCGGCTCGCCGACACCGGCGGCGGCAGCCAGCTGATCACCGCCGTGGCCCCGGCCCCCGGCTCCACGACCGGACGCCTGACCTGGTGGGACCGGCGGGCGGGGCACTGGTACGCGGCAGGCAGCGCGCCGGCCCGCTTCGGCGCGAACGGCCTGACCGAGGGCGCGACGCGGACGCAGGGCACGAACACCACGCCGGCCGGGCTGTACGCGCTCCCGTACGCCTTCGGCATCGCGCGCGCCCCCGCCGGGACCGAGTACCGCTACCGGCGCGTGACTCCCGCCAGCTGGTGGTGCCAGGACAACGCCTCGGGCAGTTACAACCGCTGGGTGGAGCCGCTGCCGGCGGACTGCGCGCCGGACGAGGCGGAGCATCTGACCTCGTACGCGAAGCAGTACGCGCACGCCCTGGTCATCGACTTCAACTACGAGCGGCCGGTACGCGGCCGGGGCGCGGGCATCTTCCTGCACGTGAACGGCAAGGGCGCGACGGCCGGCTGCGTCTCGGTCCCCGAGGGCGCCATGCGCGCGGTCCTGCGCTGGGCGAACCCGCGCCGGAACCCGCACATCGCGATCGGCACGGAATCGGGCCGGCTCGCGGCGACCCGGTACTGA
- a CDS encoding arginine repressor yields the protein MSQAQEHEPWGSPQTESGGGQSVPQTRTARHRRIVDILNRQPVRSQSQLAKLLADDGLSVTQATLSRDLDELGAVKIRNTGGELIYAVPSEGGFRTPQAPLGESAKEERMRRLSGELLISAEASANLVVLRTPPGAAQFLASAIDQAELQAILGTIAGDDTLMLISRDPAGGQALADHLLRLAQKEG from the coding sequence ATGAGTCAGGCGCAGGAACACGAGCCATGGGGGTCCCCCCAGACGGAGTCTGGGGGTGGCCAGTCCGTTCCGCAGACCCGCACCGCCCGCCACCGCCGGATCGTGGACATCCTCAACCGGCAGCCGGTCCGCTCCCAGAGCCAGCTGGCCAAGCTGCTCGCCGACGACGGCCTGAGCGTCACCCAGGCGACGCTCAGCCGCGACCTCGACGAACTCGGCGCGGTCAAGATCCGCAACACCGGCGGCGAGCTGATCTACGCGGTCCCCAGCGAGGGCGGCTTCCGCACCCCGCAGGCGCCGCTCGGCGAGTCGGCGAAGGAGGAGCGCATGCGGCGCCTCTCCGGCGAACTGCTGATCTCGGCGGAGGCCTCCGCGAACCTCGTGGTCCTGCGCACCCCTCCGGGTGCGGCCCAGTTCCTCGCCTCGGCGATCGACCAGGCCGAACTCCAGGCCATCCTCGGCACCATCGCGGGCGACGACACCCTGATGCTGATCAGCCGAGATCCGGCGGGCGGCCAGGCCCTGGCCGACCACCTGCTGAGGCTGGCCCAGAAAGAGGGCTGA
- a CDS encoding acetylornithine transaminase, translated as MTGNQEFAARWQGALTNNYGTPALALVRGAGAQVWDADGKQYTDFVGGIAVNALGHAHPAIVEAVTAQVSTLGHVSNLYASEPVLALGERLLQLFGRSGKVFFCNSGAEAVEAAFKIGRLTGRTHMVATDGGFHGRTMGALALTGQPKKQDPFRPLPGDVTHVPYGDVEALRAAVTEETALVIIEPIQGENGVVVPPAGYLTAAREITRATGTLLVLDEVQTGVGRCGQWFEHQAHEGVEPDLVTLAKGLGGGLPIGAVVAFGPAADLLQPGQHGTTFGGNPVACAAGLAVIDTIAAEGLLGRVKERGERLRSGIEGSAHPLVSHVRGAGLLLGIVLTEPLAPQVQQTAQDAGFLVNAPAPDVVRLMPPYVLTEAEVDAFLQALPGVLDAAKSAADVNG; from the coding sequence ATGACCGGCAACCAGGAGTTCGCCGCCCGCTGGCAGGGTGCGCTGACCAACAACTACGGCACCCCCGCGCTGGCCCTCGTACGCGGCGCGGGCGCGCAGGTCTGGGACGCCGACGGCAAGCAGTACACCGACTTCGTCGGCGGTATCGCGGTCAACGCCCTCGGCCACGCCCACCCGGCGATCGTCGAGGCGGTGACCGCGCAGGTCTCCACCCTCGGCCACGTCTCCAACCTCTACGCCTCCGAGCCGGTCCTCGCGCTCGGCGAGCGGCTGCTGCAGCTCTTCGGCCGCTCGGGCAAGGTTTTCTTCTGCAACTCCGGCGCCGAGGCCGTGGAGGCCGCCTTCAAGATCGGCCGGCTGACCGGGCGGACCCACATGGTCGCCACCGACGGCGGCTTCCACGGCCGCACCATGGGAGCCCTCGCGCTCACCGGCCAGCCCAAGAAGCAGGACCCCTTCCGGCCCCTGCCCGGCGACGTCACGCACGTCCCGTACGGCGATGTGGAGGCCCTGCGGGCCGCCGTCACCGAAGAGACCGCGCTCGTGATCATCGAGCCGATCCAGGGCGAGAACGGCGTCGTCGTTCCCCCCGCCGGATACCTGACGGCCGCCCGTGAGATCACCCGGGCCACCGGCACCCTGCTCGTCCTCGACGAGGTGCAGACCGGCGTCGGACGCTGCGGCCAGTGGTTCGAGCACCAGGCCCACGAGGGTGTCGAGCCCGACCTCGTCACACTCGCGAAGGGTCTCGGCGGCGGCCTGCCGATCGGCGCCGTCGTCGCCTTCGGCCCCGCGGCCGACCTGCTCCAGCCGGGCCAGCACGGCACCACCTTCGGGGGCAACCCCGTCGCGTGCGCCGCCGGCCTCGCGGTCATCGACACCATCGCCGCCGAGGGGCTCCTCGGCCGGGTCAAGGAGCGGGGTGAGCGACTGCGTTCCGGAATCGAAGGATCCGCACACCCGCTCGTCTCCCACGTCCGCGGTGCTGGTCTTCTGCTGGGTATCGTGCTGACCGAGCCGCTCGCACCGCAGGTGCAGCAGACGGCTCAGGACGCCGGCTTCCTGGTCAACGCGCCCGCCCCCGACGTCGTACGGCTCATGCCTCCGTACGTACTCACCGAGGCCGAGGTGGACGCGTTCCTCCAGGCACTGCCCGGTGTGCTCGACGCGGCGAAGTCCGCCGCGGACGTGAACGGATGA
- the argB gene encoding acetylglutamate kinase, protein MSTARKHTALPKAQILIEALPWLTRHNGKVVVIKFGGNAMIDEDLKAAFAQDVVFLRQAGLKPVVVHGGGPQINAQLDKQGLVSEFKAGLRVTTPEAMDVVRMVLAGQVQRELVGLLNQHGPLAVGMTGEDAHTITATKHTPEIDGESVDIGRVGEITAIDTGAIEALLADGRIPVISSIARSADDHHVYNVNADTAAAALAAALGAETLMVLTDVEGLYADWPSSDEVISRLTVSELEKLLPELSSGMVPKMEGCLHAVRNGVTTARVIDGRVQHSILLEIFTDEGIGTMVVPDAQGGEPA, encoded by the coding sequence GTGAGCACCGCACGCAAGCACACCGCGCTGCCCAAGGCCCAGATCCTCATCGAGGCCCTGCCCTGGCTGACCCGCCACAACGGCAAGGTCGTCGTCATCAAGTTCGGCGGAAACGCCATGATCGACGAAGACCTCAAGGCCGCCTTCGCCCAGGACGTGGTCTTCCTGCGCCAGGCGGGCCTGAAGCCGGTCGTCGTGCACGGCGGCGGTCCGCAGATCAACGCCCAGCTGGACAAGCAGGGGCTGGTCAGCGAGTTCAAGGCGGGCCTGCGCGTCACGACCCCGGAGGCGATGGACGTCGTACGGATGGTCCTGGCCGGGCAGGTCCAGCGCGAGCTGGTCGGGCTGCTCAACCAGCACGGGCCGCTCGCCGTCGGCATGACCGGCGAGGACGCCCACACGATCACCGCCACCAAGCACACACCCGAGATCGACGGCGAGAGCGTCGACATCGGGCGGGTCGGTGAGATCACCGCCATCGACACCGGCGCGATCGAGGCGCTGCTGGCGGACGGCCGGATCCCGGTCATCTCCTCCATCGCGCGCAGCGCCGACGACCACCACGTGTACAACGTGAACGCGGACACGGCCGCGGCGGCGCTCGCCGCCGCGCTCGGCGCCGAGACGCTGATGGTCCTGACCGACGTGGAGGGGCTCTACGCGGACTGGCCGAGCAGCGACGAGGTCATCAGCCGGCTCACCGTCAGCGAGCTGGAGAAGCTGCTGCCCGAGCTGTCCAGCGGCATGGTCCCGAAGATGGAGGGCTGCCTGCACGCCGTCCGCAACGGGGTGACCACCGCCAGGGTGATCGACGGGCGGGTCCAGCACTCGATCCTGCTGGAGATCTTCACGGACGAGGGAATCGGCACGATGGTCGTGCCCGACGCACAGGGAGGGGAACCCGCATGA
- the argJ gene encoding bifunctional glutamate N-acetyltransferase/amino-acid acetyltransferase ArgJ, whose amino-acid sequence MSVTAAQGFTAAGIAAGIKANGNPDLALVVNNGPRLAAAGVFTSNRVKAAPVHWSEQVMRGATVSAVVLNSGGANACTGPRGFQDTHATAEKVAQALGGEVNAGEVAVASTGLIGVLLPMDKLLPGIDAAAAALSADGGEAAAIAIKTTDTVHKTAAVTQDGWTVGGMAKGAGMLAPGLATMLVVLTTDADLDSATLDKALRSATRTTFDRVDSDGCMSTNDTVLLLASGATGEVPVYEAFAEAVRTVCDDLARQLIGDAEGASKDIRIEVIGAASEEDAVEVGRSIARNNLLKCAIHGEDPNWGRVLSAIGTTKAAFDPDRLNVAINDVWVCKNGSVGENRDLVSMKGRDVRITADLSTGSESAVIWANDLTAEYVHENSAYSS is encoded by the coding sequence GTGAGTGTCACGGCAGCACAGGGGTTCACGGCGGCCGGCATCGCCGCCGGGATCAAGGCAAACGGCAACCCGGACCTGGCCCTCGTGGTCAACAACGGGCCGCGTCTGGCCGCCGCGGGCGTCTTCACCTCCAACCGCGTCAAGGCCGCGCCGGTCCACTGGTCCGAGCAGGTCATGCGGGGCGCCACCGTCAGCGCGGTCGTCCTCAACTCCGGCGGCGCCAACGCGTGCACCGGCCCCAGGGGGTTCCAGGACACCCACGCCACCGCCGAGAAGGTCGCGCAGGCCCTCGGCGGCGAGGTCAACGCCGGTGAGGTCGCCGTCGCGTCCACCGGTCTGATCGGCGTCCTGCTGCCCATGGACAAGCTGCTGCCCGGCATCGACGCCGCGGCCGCCGCGCTGTCCGCCGACGGTGGCGAGGCCGCCGCCATCGCCATCAAGACCACCGACACCGTGCACAAGACGGCCGCGGTCACCCAGGACGGCTGGACCGTCGGCGGCATGGCCAAGGGCGCGGGCATGCTCGCCCCGGGCCTGGCCACCATGCTCGTCGTGCTGACCACCGACGCGGACCTGGACAGCGCCACGCTCGACAAGGCGCTGCGCTCCGCGACCCGCACCACCTTCGACCGGGTCGACTCCGACGGCTGCATGTCCACCAACGACACGGTGCTGCTGCTCGCCTCGGGTGCGACCGGCGAGGTGCCGGTGTACGAGGCGTTCGCCGAGGCCGTGCGCACGGTCTGCGACGACCTGGCCCGCCAGCTGATCGGCGACGCCGAGGGCGCCAGCAAGGACATCCGCATCGAGGTCATCGGCGCGGCCAGCGAGGAGGACGCGGTCGAGGTCGGCCGGTCCATCGCCCGCAACAACCTGCTCAAGTGCGCCATCCACGGCGAGGACCCCAACTGGGGCCGCGTCCTGTCCGCGATCGGCACCACGAAGGCCGCCTTCGACCCGGACCGGCTGAACGTCGCCATCAACGACGTCTGGGTCTGCAAGAACGGATCCGTCGGTGAGAACCGCGACCTGGTGAGCATGAAGGGCCGGGACGTACGCATCACCGCCGACCTGTCCACCGGCTCCGAGTCCGCAGTCATCTGGGCCAACGACCTGACCGCCGAGTACGTCCACGAGAACAGCGCGTACTCCTCGTGA
- the argC gene encoding N-acetyl-gamma-glutamyl-phosphate reductase, with product MVVRVAVAGASGYAGGEVLRLLLAHPEVEIGALTANSNAGQLLGSLQPHLVPLAGRTLQATTPDVLSGHDVVFLALPHGQSAAVAAQLGEEVLVVDMGADHRLQDSADWDKFYGAPHAGTWPYGLPELPGARAALEGSKRIAVPGCYPTAVSLALFPAYAAQLAEPEAVIVAATGTSGAGKALKPHLLGSEVMGSMSPYGVGGGHRHTPEMVQNLSPVAGQRVSVSFTPTLAPMSRGILATCTAKALPGTTADAVRAAYEKAYADEPFVHLLPEGQWPATASVHGSNAVQIQVAYDEAAQRIIAISAIDNLTKGTAGGAVQSMNIALGLPEALGLSTIGVAP from the coding sequence ATGGTGGTACGTGTAGCGGTGGCCGGTGCGAGCGGATACGCGGGCGGGGAGGTGCTGCGCCTGCTGCTGGCCCACCCCGAGGTCGAGATCGGCGCGCTGACCGCGAACTCCAACGCCGGGCAGCTGCTCGGCTCCCTCCAGCCGCACCTGGTGCCACTGGCCGGGCGCACCCTGCAGGCGACCACGCCCGACGTGCTCTCCGGACATGATGTCGTCTTCCTGGCCCTGCCGCACGGGCAGTCCGCCGCCGTCGCCGCCCAGCTCGGCGAAGAGGTACTCGTCGTCGACATGGGCGCCGACCACCGGCTCCAGGACTCGGCCGACTGGGACAAGTTCTACGGTGCCCCGCACGCCGGCACCTGGCCCTACGGTCTTCCCGAGCTGCCCGGGGCCCGCGCCGCGCTGGAGGGATCCAAGCGGATCGCCGTCCCCGGCTGCTACCCGACCGCCGTCTCGCTCGCGCTCTTCCCGGCCTACGCCGCGCAGCTCGCCGAGCCCGAGGCCGTGATCGTCGCCGCCACCGGCACCTCCGGCGCGGGCAAGGCGCTCAAGCCGCACCTGCTCGGCTCCGAGGTCATGGGCTCGATGAGCCCGTACGGGGTCGGCGGCGGCCACCGCCACACGCCCGAGATGGTGCAGAACCTCAGCCCCGTCGCCGGGCAGCGGGTCTCCGTGTCGTTCACCCCGACCCTGGCCCCGATGTCCCGCGGCATCCTCGCCACCTGCACCGCCAAGGCGCTGCCGGGCACCACGGCCGACGCGGTCCGTGCCGCGTACGAGAAGGCGTACGCCGACGAACCCTTCGTCCACCTGCTGCCCGAGGGCCAGTGGCCGGCGACGGCGTCCGTCCACGGTTCCAACGCCGTTCAGATCCAGGTCGCGTACGACGAGGCCGCACAGCGGATCATCGCCATCAGCGCCATCGACAACCTCACCAAGGGGACCGCCGGCGGCGCGGTCCAGAGCATGAACATCGCCCTCGGCCTCCCCGAGGCGCTGGGTCTTTCCACGATCGGAGTCGCACCGTGA